A genomic stretch from Anaerolinea thermophila UNI-1 includes:
- a CDS encoding Fur family transcriptional regulator: MMEHSASDLPSQWLQALQNDGCRITHARRAIVNLLIQSDRALGPIEIYDLARKEYSALGLVTVYRTLEKLEELGLIQRVHMPDGCHRYLKSAQGHEHLLLCTKCGKTVTFRGDDLNQLNLNVSQKTGFVIHDHWLQLFGLCPKCQGNT; the protein is encoded by the coding sequence ATGATGGAGCATTCAGCCTCTGATTTACCCAGCCAATGGCTTCAAGCCCTTCAGAACGATGGTTGCCGTATCACCCATGCGCGCAGAGCCATTGTAAACTTGCTTATCCAAAGCGATCGAGCACTGGGCCCAATTGAAATTTACGATCTGGCACGCAAAGAATATTCTGCGCTGGGTCTGGTGACGGTTTATCGAACCCTGGAAAAATTAGAGGAACTGGGATTGATTCAGCGAGTCCACATGCCTGATGGATGTCATCGCTATCTCAAATCTGCACAAGGGCATGAGCATCTCTTGTTGTGTACCAAATGTGGCAAAACCGTAACTTTTCGCGGAGACGATTTAAACCAACTGAATCTGAACGTCAGCCAGAAAACCGGTTTTGTCATTCATGACCACTGGTTGCAATTGTTTGGACTGTGCCCAAAGTGTCAGGGGAATACCTGA
- a CDS encoding metal ABC transporter substrate-binding protein, translating to MYTKNFLKILFVLVLGSVLMGCQTVSTSPAENGRLSVAATTSIVADVVQQIGGDSINVHQVIPNGTDPHSFSPTPRDLSQISGVKVVFVNGAGLEETLLKVLKNTVPDATLIEVSQNNPLIEGHEHPHGDEAGMGETHTTEGEEGHPLDPHTWTDPNNVMQWVDIIVTELSRLDPAHQQMYQKNGEAYKNQLKEADGWIQEQVAQIPAENRKLVTDHLAWGYFAKRYGFEQIGAIIPGFSTLAEPSAQEIAALEEQIRSQNIRAIFVGNQSNPALAKRIAEDTGAKVVPLYVGTLSDSDGPAATYLAYLRYNVNAIVDALK from the coding sequence ATGTACACCAAAAATTTCCTCAAAATTCTATTTGTTCTGGTTCTGGGTAGCGTTCTCATGGGCTGTCAAACGGTCTCAACCTCCCCAGCAGAGAATGGTCGTTTATCTGTAGCCGCTACCACCAGCATTGTGGCAGATGTCGTACAACAAATTGGTGGGGATTCCATCAACGTTCATCAGGTGATTCCGAATGGAACGGACCCCCACAGTTTCTCCCCCACTCCACGCGACCTTTCACAAATTAGCGGAGTCAAAGTTGTATTTGTGAATGGCGCAGGATTGGAAGAAACGCTTTTAAAGGTACTGAAAAATACTGTCCCCGATGCTACCCTCATTGAAGTCTCTCAGAATAACCCTCTGATCGAAGGACATGAACATCCACACGGAGATGAAGCGGGGATGGGAGAAACACATACCACAGAAGGTGAAGAAGGTCACCCCCTTGACCCTCATACCTGGACGGATCCCAATAATGTGATGCAATGGGTGGATATCATCGTCACAGAGCTCTCCCGACTGGATCCCGCTCATCAGCAGATGTACCAGAAGAATGGGGAAGCCTACAAAAATCAATTGAAAGAAGCGGATGGTTGGATTCAGGAGCAGGTAGCCCAAATCCCCGCTGAGAACCGCAAACTGGTCACTGATCATCTGGCATGGGGATATTTTGCCAAACGGTATGGATTTGAGCAAATTGGTGCCATCATTCCAGGCTTTTCGACCCTGGCAGAGCCTTCTGCGCAGGAAATTGCGGCACTGGAAGAGCAAATTCGCAGCCAAAACATCCGCGCGATTTTTGTGGGCAACCAGAGTAACCCGGCTTTGGCAAAGCGTATCGCTGAAGATACAGGAGCAAAAGTGGTTCCGCTCTACGTGGGAACGTTGAGCGACTCGGATGGCCCGGCAGCCACATATCTGGCATATCTCCGTTATAATGTAAATGCCATTGTGGACGCCCTGAAATAA
- a CDS encoding metal ABC transporter ATP-binding protein produces MTKSSQGLFFFPPHLPHQTDKPIVSVKGVSLIYSNGPALENIHFDVVVGERLAVIGPNGAGKSTLFKIIAGVLPPTEGRVEVYGNEPGKHICIAYVPQRSQVDWSFPVSVADVVMMGRIGKIGIFRRPTRKDWEIVYQALETVQLQDYAKRQIRQLSGGQQQRVFIARALAQEAELILMDEPFTGLDFPARQTILNILDILKEKHVTVLVALHDLKTAAEHFDRILLLNHRLIAIGQPSEVLIPSHLLYAYGGQLSLIPAEEGTWAMEDTCCEEGEHSHA; encoded by the coding sequence ATGACAAAGTCATCTCAGGGTCTTTTCTTCTTTCCGCCCCACCTTCCCCATCAGACCGATAAACCCATCGTCAGTGTGAAAGGGGTAAGTCTGATATATTCCAACGGACCAGCACTGGAAAATATCCATTTTGACGTGGTTGTCGGAGAAAGACTGGCAGTGATTGGACCCAACGGCGCAGGGAAAAGCACCCTGTTTAAGATCATTGCGGGTGTCCTGCCCCCTACCGAGGGACGTGTGGAAGTTTACGGGAATGAACCGGGAAAACACATCTGCATTGCCTATGTGCCACAACGAAGTCAGGTAGATTGGTCGTTTCCGGTCAGCGTGGCTGATGTGGTGATGATGGGACGGATTGGTAAAATCGGCATATTCCGCCGTCCCACCAGAAAGGACTGGGAGATCGTCTATCAAGCGCTGGAAACCGTGCAATTGCAAGACTATGCGAAACGTCAAATCCGCCAGTTGTCTGGTGGACAACAGCAACGGGTGTTCATCGCCCGCGCTTTAGCTCAGGAAGCGGAATTAATCCTGATGGATGAGCCATTTACGGGGTTAGATTTCCCTGCCCGGCAAACCATTCTCAATATTCTGGACATTCTGAAAGAAAAACACGTGACCGTTCTGGTGGCTCTGCACGACCTGAAAACCGCCGCCGAGCATTTTGATCGCATTCTATTGTTAAATCATCGGCTCATTGCCATTGGTCAGCCCTCTGAGGTGCTCATCCCCTCTCATCTGCTCTATGCCTACGGTGGACAATTGAGTTTGATACCTGCTGAAGAAGGTACCTGGGCAATGGAAGATACCTGTTGCGAGGAAGGAGAGCATTCCCATGCTTGA
- a CDS encoding metal ABC transporter permease — MLDWLIQPLQYPFMVRGIGAAVLVGIVCAVVGSFIVLRGMAFFGDALAHAILPGLAVGYLVGGGDRQVLFWWALGTAIVSGLSIGAVSRSTRIREDTAIGIIFAGMFALGIALISTVRSYTVDLAHFLFGDILGVTSTDINLILIFSSVVIGLIFLFYKEFVLLSFDPVLATTLRLPVRFLDNLLLVLIAITIVVSLQTVGVALMVAMLITPAATAYLLSKRLPVMMTLAAIIASFSGIAGLYLSYYLNIASGAAIVLTTTFIFLLVWSAQVLWQQKSKKLD, encoded by the coding sequence ATGCTTGATTGGCTGATTCAACCCTTACAATACCCCTTCATGGTGCGTGGAATCGGCGCGGCAGTGCTGGTAGGAATCGTCTGCGCAGTGGTAGGGTCATTCATTGTCCTGCGCGGCATGGCGTTTTTCGGCGATGCTCTGGCTCATGCGATTCTCCCCGGATTAGCAGTAGGATATTTGGTGGGTGGCGGGGATCGCCAGGTGCTTTTCTGGTGGGCGTTGGGCACGGCTATCGTCAGCGGGCTGTCCATTGGAGCCGTTTCCCGCTCTACAAGGATTCGGGAAGATACCGCTATCGGGATCATCTTTGCAGGGATGTTTGCGCTCGGGATTGCGCTGATTTCGACCGTGCGAAGTTACACTGTGGACCTGGCACATTTTTTATTTGGTGATATTCTGGGAGTTACCTCTACAGATATCAACCTGATTCTGATTTTCAGCAGTGTGGTCATTGGATTGATTTTCCTGTTCTACAAGGAATTTGTTCTGCTTTCTTTTGATCCGGTACTGGCAACAACCCTGCGCCTGCCGGTGCGGTTTCTGGATAACCTCCTGCTGGTGTTGATTGCTATTACCATCGTGGTTTCCCTGCAAACGGTAGGTGTAGCCTTGATGGTTGCCATGCTGATCACCCCAGCGGCAACAGCTTATTTGCTCAGCAAACGTCTGCCCGTGATGATGACGCTGGCGGCTATCATTGCCTCTTTTTCGGGGATTGCCGGGTTATACCTCTCCTATTATCTGAACATTGCCTCTGGTGCGGCGATTGTCCTGACAACAACGTTTATCTTTTTGCTGGTTTGGAGTGCGCAGGTTCTCTGGCAACAAAAAAGCAAGAAACTTGACTGA
- the ppgK gene encoding polyphosphate--glucose phosphotransferase — MEILGIDIGGSGIKGAPVDVETGQLTAERYRLPTPENALPEEVALVVAQIVEHFQWKGRVGAGFPAAIKHGVAQTAANIHPTWIGLHAGNLFSEKCGCPVSVLNDADAAGLAEMIFGAGKGQKGVVLMITIGTGIGTALFTDGILVPNTELGHIEIRGKDAEQRSSEAARQRKDWTWQQWAKRLNEHLERLEALFWPDLFILGGGAVKNHEKFFPYLKLRTPFVAAKLGNLAGIVGAAWYAHTQETQA; from the coding sequence ATGGAAATTTTAGGGATTGATATCGGAGGATCCGGCATCAAAGGGGCTCCGGTGGATGTAGAAACCGGCCAGTTAACCGCCGAGCGATACCGCTTACCCACCCCCGAAAATGCCTTACCTGAAGAAGTGGCTCTGGTAGTTGCCCAAATTGTCGAACACTTTCAGTGGAAAGGTCGTGTAGGGGCAGGATTTCCTGCTGCCATCAAGCACGGCGTGGCACAGACGGCCGCAAACATCCACCCTACATGGATTGGACTTCATGCTGGCAACCTTTTCAGCGAAAAATGCGGATGTCCTGTCTCAGTGTTGAATGATGCGGATGCTGCCGGACTGGCGGAAATGATCTTTGGGGCAGGAAAAGGCCAGAAAGGGGTGGTGCTGATGATTACCATTGGCACTGGCATCGGGACAGCCCTGTTCACCGATGGGATATTGGTCCCTAATACCGAGTTGGGACATATTGAAATTCGGGGCAAAGATGCCGAACAGCGCTCTTCGGAAGCCGCCCGCCAGCGGAAGGATTGGACCTGGCAACAATGGGCAAAGCGTCTGAATGAGCATTTGGAGCGCCTGGAAGCCCTGTTCTGGCCCGATTTATTCATCCTTGGTGGAGGGGCAGTAAAAAATCATGAAAAGTTCTTCCCTTATCTAAAACTGCGTACTCCCTTTGTTGCAGCAAAATTGGGGAATCTGGCTGGGATTGTAGGCGCAGCGTGGTATGCTCACACCCAGGAAACGCAAGCCTGA
- a CDS encoding 4Fe-4S dicluster domain-containing protein translates to MTHVITSLCLRDGGCATVCPVECIVPGQPVDEWPWYYIDPDTCIDCGACVPECPWEAIFPEDEVPSQFKAKEGQRLSMPVGTPGFDQVYDGVNHDGDPVHLEATKVLHAGEVVDLTPAIEINREFFTKGPGYSAAK, encoded by the coding sequence ATGACTCACGTAATCACCAGCCTGTGCCTCCGGGATGGGGGCTGTGCCACTGTTTGTCCGGTTGAGTGCATTGTTCCCGGGCAGCCTGTAGATGAATGGCCCTGGTACTACATTGACCCCGATACCTGCATTGATTGCGGGGCGTGCGTGCCGGAATGTCCATGGGAAGCCATTTTCCCTGAAGATGAAGTGCCTTCACAGTTCAAAGCCAAAGAAGGACAGCGTCTTTCTATGCCGGTAGGCACCCCGGGATTTGACCAGGTTTACGATGGTGTCAATCATGATGGTGATCCAGTGCATCTGGAAGCGACCAAAGTATTGCATGCCGGCGAGGTTGTTGACCTTACCCCTGCTATCGAAATCAATCGCGAGTTCTTCACCAAGGGCCCTGGCTACTCAGCCGCTAAGTAA
- a CDS encoding superoxide dismutase: MAFELPPLPYAYDALEPYIDARTVELHYSKHHMTYLNNLNTALEKAPQFFEWPLEKILSHLDEIPEEIRMTVRNNGGGVFNHNIYWAIMGPNRGGEPVGNLARAIEKTFGSFASFKEQLEKAGLGRFGSGWAWLSKKADGTLVIHSTPNQDTPLAEGLYPIIGVDVWEHAYYLKYQNRRAEYLSNWWNLVNWEEAEKRYNGK; the protein is encoded by the coding sequence ATGGCATTCGAACTTCCCCCTCTTCCTTATGCATATGATGCTCTTGAGCCGTATATTGACGCTCGAACGGTGGAATTGCACTACAGCAAGCATCACATGACCTATCTCAACAACCTCAATACTGCGCTGGAGAAAGCCCCACAGTTTTTTGAGTGGCCCCTCGAGAAAATTCTCAGCCATCTGGATGAAATCCCTGAGGAGATCCGCATGACTGTTCGCAACAATGGGGGTGGTGTCTTCAACCACAATATCTACTGGGCTATCATGGGACCCAATCGGGGGGGGGAACCGGTGGGCAATTTAGCCAGAGCCATTGAAAAGACCTTTGGTTCCTTTGCCTCCTTCAAAGAGCAATTGGAAAAAGCCGGGTTGGGACGCTTTGGTTCTGGTTGGGCATGGCTGAGCAAAAAAGCCGATGGCACACTGGTCATTCACTCTACCCCGAATCAGGATACCCCGTTGGCGGAAGGTTTGTACCCCATCATTGGTGTTGATGTCTGGGAACATGCCTACTACCTGAAGTACCAGAATCGCCGTGCAGAATACCTGAGCAATTGGTGGAATTTGGTGAATTGGGAAGAAGCAGAAAAACGGTATAATGGAAAGTAA
- a CDS encoding DMT family transporter, producing the protein MTSLHKPFTEFRLPPYLVLVIGVFCVSTASILIRLVQNEASALTIAAYRMVLSVLILFPLAWQKREEWLSLPHSSLKFIGLGGIFLALHFAFWISSLRFTSVTSSVVLVTTTPLWVALVSPLVLKEHPSARTWAGLTIGITGGVIVSLAQGCTWQAWALSCPDFASFFQGKAFLGNIMALIGAWMASGYMVVGRKVRAGLSLISYVFMVYAVSAFVLLIFAILAQEKILGFSPLTYVYLLGLAIIPQLLGHSSYNYALGYLPAAFVALTILLEPIGASLLAMAILREFPNTLEILGGLIILLGVGLTSLPAKK; encoded by the coding sequence ATGACTTCTCTCCACAAACCTTTTACAGAATTCCGTCTGCCTCCTTATCTGGTGCTGGTGATTGGGGTTTTCTGCGTTTCAACAGCTTCGATTTTGATTCGGCTGGTTCAAAACGAAGCGAGTGCGCTCACCATCGCAGCATATCGAATGGTTTTATCGGTGTTAATTCTCTTTCCGCTTGCCTGGCAAAAAAGAGAAGAATGGCTATCCCTCCCCCACTCCTCTTTGAAATTCATTGGCTTAGGTGGGATATTTCTGGCTTTGCACTTTGCCTTTTGGATTTCCTCCCTGAGATTTACATCGGTCACCAGTTCTGTGGTACTGGTTACCACCACCCCGTTATGGGTTGCTCTGGTCTCCCCGCTTGTCCTTAAGGAGCACCCCAGCGCCAGAACCTGGGCAGGTCTGACCATTGGAATCACGGGCGGGGTGATCGTCAGCCTGGCTCAGGGTTGTACATGGCAAGCCTGGGCTCTTTCCTGCCCAGATTTCGCCTCCTTCTTTCAAGGGAAAGCCTTCCTTGGAAACATCATGGCTTTAATCGGTGCATGGATGGCATCGGGATATATGGTGGTAGGCAGAAAAGTCCGCGCTGGATTGTCCCTCATCAGTTACGTGTTTATGGTATATGCTGTCTCTGCCTTTGTCTTGTTAATCTTCGCTATCCTCGCGCAGGAAAAAATTCTTGGTTTTTCTCCACTCACGTATGTTTATCTGCTTGGGTTGGCAATCATTCCTCAATTGCTTGGGCATAGTTCTTATAATTATGCCTTGGGCTACCTCCCGGCAGCTTTTGTCGCCTTAACCATCCTGTTAGAACCCATTGGAGCCTCCCTGCTTGCCATGGCAATCCTGCGAGAGTTTCCCAATACACTGGAAATTCTGGGCGGGTTGATCATTCTTCTGGGAGTGGGATTGACTTCTCTACCTGCAAAAAAATAA
- the malQ gene encoding 4-alpha-glucanotransferase, with product MKTLQGGKCVSGMPCNRIFPGAVQRRSTIAFIGFYGYNYTDFFEEKVMSLFKRASGILLHPTSLPGPDGIGDLGPEAYRWVNFLAESGCSLWQILPLGPTGFGDSPYQCFSAFAGNPYLVSPALLLDEGLLTSEDLADRPEFPASRVDYGPVIQWKLTLLDRAYVRFKRSTSQKRKAAFEAFKEEQRAWLLDFSLFMAIKEAHGGASWDYWPEPLRKRDPEALNAFHRAHEVDVERHSFRQFLFFRQWQALRQYAHEKGVQIIGDVPIFVAYDSADVWSHPDLFYLDETGKPTVVAGVPPDYFSATGQLWGNPLYRWDYHRETGFAWWLERLKATFAMVDIVRLDHFRGFAGYWEVPYGMPTAEKGRWVPGPGIALFEAIRNALGGLPIIAEDLGEITPDVIELREQLGLPGMKIFQFAFASDADDPFLPHNYVQNCVAYTGTHDNDTAIGWYNSAPEKERDFVRRYLARSGEDIAWDMIRAVWSSVAMFAIAPLQDFLKLGPEARMNYPGRPAGNWGWRYEAFMLDDGLKNRIKEINYLYGRLPEHMKPPKVVKKWT from the coding sequence ATGAAGACTCTACAGGGTGGGAAATGCGTCAGCGGAATGCCATGCAACAGGATTTTTCCTGGAGCCGTTCAGCGCAGGAGTACTATCGCCTTTATCGGCTTTTATGGTTATAATTACACCGATTTTTTTGAGGAGAAGGTCATGAGCCTCTTTAAGCGTGCCTCTGGAATTCTTTTACATCCTACCAGCCTCCCAGGTCCCGATGGAATTGGTGATTTGGGCCCCGAAGCCTACCGCTGGGTGAATTTTCTCGCCGAGTCAGGCTGTTCCCTGTGGCAAATATTGCCTTTGGGACCCACCGGATTTGGAGATTCGCCTTATCAGTGCTTCTCTGCGTTTGCGGGTAACCCTTATCTGGTCAGCCCCGCTTTGTTGCTGGATGAAGGTTTGTTGACCAGTGAAGACCTTGCCGATCGTCCTGAATTTCCGGCAAGCCGGGTAGATTACGGCCCCGTCATTCAATGGAAATTGACCCTCCTGGATCGCGCCTATGTGCGTTTCAAGCGTTCGACTTCCCAGAAACGCAAAGCCGCTTTTGAGGCTTTCAAGGAAGAGCAACGTGCCTGGTTGCTGGATTTCAGCCTATTCATGGCGATTAAGGAAGCCCATGGTGGAGCTTCCTGGGATTACTGGCCTGAACCGTTACGGAAACGTGACCCTGAAGCCCTCAATGCTTTTCATCGCGCCCATGAGGTGGATGTGGAGCGCCATTCGTTCCGCCAATTCCTCTTTTTCCGTCAGTGGCAGGCACTGCGTCAGTACGCTCATGAAAAGGGTGTTCAAATCATTGGCGATGTCCCGATTTTTGTGGCATACGACAGCGCGGATGTATGGTCTCATCCAGACTTGTTCTATCTGGATGAAACCGGTAAGCCTACCGTTGTTGCCGGCGTTCCTCCGGATTATTTCTCTGCTACGGGGCAATTGTGGGGCAATCCTCTATATCGCTGGGATTATCACCGCGAGACGGGCTTTGCCTGGTGGCTTGAGCGCCTGAAAGCCACCTTTGCCATGGTGGATATCGTCCGTCTGGATCATTTCCGCGGCTTTGCCGGGTACTGGGAAGTGCCTTATGGCATGCCTACGGCAGAAAAGGGCAGGTGGGTTCCCGGACCGGGAATTGCCTTGTTTGAAGCCATTCGCAATGCGTTGGGTGGGTTGCCGATTATCGCCGAAGATTTGGGAGAAATCACTCCCGATGTCATTGAACTGCGTGAACAACTGGGCTTGCCGGGAATGAAAATTTTCCAGTTTGCTTTTGCTTCGGATGCAGATGATCCTTTCCTGCCGCACAATTACGTGCAAAACTGTGTGGCATATACCGGCACTCATGACAACGATACGGCAATTGGGTGGTATAACAGTGCCCCGGAAAAAGAGCGGGATTTTGTTCGCCGCTATCTGGCCCGCTCAGGCGAAGATATTGCCTGGGATATGATTCGCGCGGTTTGGAGTAGCGTGGCGATGTTTGCCATTGCTCCCTTGCAGGATTTCTTGAAGTTAGGTCCTGAAGCGCGGATGAATTATCCGGGACGTCCTGCAGGCAACTGGGGATGGCGCTATGAGGCCTTTATGCTGGATGATGGGCTGAAGAATCGAATCAAGGAAATAAACTACCTCTATGGGCGGCTTCCCGAACATATGAAACCTCCCAAAGTGGTCAAGAAGTGGACATAG
- a CDS encoding glycogen synthase — protein MAQPFRVLMVSAEAEPYVKVGGLGDVAGSLPKALLKLPKDVLEGNSLDVRLVLPFHPVIAREVAAQEPLVVVQVPKREGTVEARIYLSEIAGYPVYLIDGEPISRASTVYSLDSAQDADKYIFFSLAVLEMIQALGWKPHVLHAHDWHTAIAVYELARRRDQDDFYRGIKSLFTIHNLPYMGAGAEKVLPEYAIPPSEDIRLPWWGKSLPLPMALSTADFLSTVSPTYSREMLTSEFGCGLEDFLRSRSSTLFGILNGLDTQIWNPQEDSFILRKFSAENPRDRLPNKQALLDQLGLVPEEEAPLLGLIGRFDRQKGIDLAIGALRMMAEQPWQAVLLGSGDPVLEESARNLEREFPERVRVVIKFDLRLSHQIYAGADMLLMPSRYEPCGLAQLIAMRYGCIPVARATGGLRDTISDLPDPSMSTGFLFNEATPEALAEALRRAIVAYEDSTGWEMRQRNAMQQDFSWSRSAQEYYRLYRLLWL, from the coding sequence ATGGCACAACCATTTCGTGTCTTGATGGTTTCGGCTGAGGCAGAACCTTACGTCAAGGTTGGGGGGTTAGGCGATGTAGCCGGCTCTCTCCCGAAAGCCCTGCTTAAACTTCCCAAGGACGTCCTTGAAGGAAATTCCCTGGATGTCCGTCTGGTTTTGCCGTTTCACCCGGTTATTGCGCGTGAGGTAGCCGCTCAAGAGCCTCTGGTTGTGGTTCAGGTGCCTAAGCGAGAGGGTACTGTGGAAGCGCGGATTTATCTTTCGGAAATTGCCGGATACCCGGTCTATCTGATTGATGGGGAGCCAATTTCCAGAGCCTCCACGGTTTACAGCCTGGACTCTGCTCAGGATGCTGACAAGTATATATTCTTCTCGCTGGCTGTGCTGGAAATGATCCAAGCCCTGGGTTGGAAGCCACATGTATTGCATGCTCACGACTGGCACACCGCCATTGCGGTGTATGAACTTGCCAGACGTCGCGATCAGGACGACTTTTACCGGGGGATCAAGAGCCTCTTCACCATTCACAATCTTCCGTACATGGGGGCAGGCGCGGAAAAAGTGTTGCCCGAATATGCCATCCCGCCGAGTGAGGATATCCGCCTGCCCTGGTGGGGAAAGTCTCTCCCGTTACCCATGGCATTATCGACAGCGGATTTTCTCAGCACGGTTTCGCCTACCTATAGCCGTGAAATGCTGACCTCAGAGTTTGGTTGTGGTTTGGAAGATTTCCTGCGTTCTCGTTCCTCAACCCTGTTTGGTATCCTGAACGGACTGGATACTCAAATCTGGAACCCTCAAGAGGATTCATTTATCCTGCGAAAATTTTCGGCGGAAAATCCGCGAGACCGTTTGCCTAACAAGCAAGCCTTGCTGGATCAATTGGGTTTGGTTCCTGAAGAGGAAGCCCCCTTGTTGGGACTGATTGGGCGATTTGATCGGCAGAAGGGGATTGATCTGGCAATTGGGGCTTTGCGGATGATGGCAGAGCAACCCTGGCAGGCAGTTCTGCTGGGAAGCGGTGACCCGGTTCTGGAAGAAAGCGCCAGAAATCTGGAGAGAGAATTTCCGGAGAGGGTGCGCGTAGTCATTAAGTTTGACCTGAGACTTTCTCATCAAATTTATGCCGGCGCTGACATGCTTCTCATGCCTTCGCGGTATGAACCCTGTGGCTTGGCACAATTGATTGCCATGCGGTATGGGTGTATTCCTGTAGCAAGAGCTACCGGTGGGTTAAGAGATACCATTTCCGATTTGCCTGATCCCTCGATGAGTACTGGCTTTTTGTTCAACGAAGCCACCCCCGAGGCGCTTGCGGAGGCCCTACGGCGTGCCATAGTAGCCTATGAAGACTCTACAGGGTGGGAAATGCGTCAGCGGAATGCCATGCAACAGGATTTTTCCTGGAGCCGTTCAGCGCAGGAGTACTATCGCCTTTATCGGCTTTTATGGTTATAA